The Pyrus communis chromosome 5, drPyrComm1.1, whole genome shotgun sequence region AAAACATTTCTGCAGTTCAAACTTCGAACGTTTCTTTTAAATGACAATATTAATGTAAGATGAAAGATTCCCACAACCCTGAAGCCTCCACTTGAAGACCAAAAGATTGCCCCCAACCTCAACATTTTCGGCCAAATAAGCAACTATATTAATTTTGTgaccaaggaaaaaaaaaaaaaaaaaaaaaaaagactttcaAAGTCTCTCTCCACAAATAATGTTGCATGGTTTGATTAGGTAAATAATATTTGTCGGTCGCATATAAACCTAGGGATGTGTTATCTACACactccattttacttcttacacacccgttgttaatttttatcagttgattttcttcaattcatcaaatccaacggtcaaaaattagaagagtatgtgaaaagtaaaatggggtgtgtgaatatcacacccctaaacCTAAGCTTTCAGGAAATTCCCACGTGCTTTGTGTAATTACTTGTTAGGTCTAACTAACTCCAATGGCCTATGTTGGAAGTACAGGACAaacatgagagagagaaagatatgtTGGAAGTACAGGACaaacatgagagagagagagacaaagagacagagagagacaggggATTAAGGGACAAATATCTTTACACTCCTTATTAGCCCTTGGATCCTTTTTAATCTAATGGTCATAATTAAAAGTTAGGATAAATATcggtttactaccctcaagtttcgtgtttttcaacatttggtacgtgaagtttttttcgtcctagagtcatacctaaagtgttaattttgggacagtctcatacatctgttagttTGATTGTTAAATCAGCCGTTAACTGGTGACGTGGCCCCCACGTAGACAATGACTGAGTGCCATATGTCAATCTGGGTCCACatggatattaaaaaattgaaaaaaaaaaactaaaacaaaaatttttaatttaaaaaactaaaaaccaagcCTAAAcctaaaaactttaaaattaccCTCTTGGTCGCCGCCCTTTTCTTCACACAATTTCCACACCCAGCTACCAACCCTTCGACCATATCAATTGACCCGAACGGGCTGACCGGGATCTGATTGAAGGAAAACAGCCCGCTGCACAATCTCTTCATCTCCGGCGACGGCAGCGCAAGCAGAAGCTCCTCTTTACACTCATTCCGACTCTCAGCAAACCCATTAGTGGAATCCTCAAGCTCTCTGAGAGTGTACCAATGTCCCCACCCCAAATGCGAAACCTCCGGCGCAGCGATCATCCCCTGGTCCCCAGACAGAGCCTTCTCGCTGCCATACGACGACCCATCGCCGCCGCCCTTCTCCGGGTACTAAATCTGGTGGTCTTTTCCAATCTCAATGTGAATTCTCTGTCGGCCTCCGCTCCCAGCCGGGCTGTCGTGGTGATCGTCTTACTTGAGAAACAGGGGCTGGGCTCTGGCAGAGTCCGAGTCAGCAACCAGGTCAGGATGGTTCTGGTGGTTGATGGGTTTCGGGTCAGGCTGTGATGAGTTGTTCCGTAAGTTGTCAATTCGGATTTCTTGGATCTCTTTGGAGACGTTTGGGATGGCGGAGGAGTTGTGTGTAAAGGTCTTGGCTTTCAAGGAGTTGTTGCTATTGCAGCGGGAAGTGAACCAAAGCGAAATGAGGAAGAAAACGAGAACAATGATGGCTCCAACGCAATTCCCAAAACAACCCACAAATGCAAACTGAAAATGAAGGTCCTTTTTCAATGAGCGAAGCAAAGCAGTTTTCCAAAGGATGATGGCTTACTCGATTTTGGTAGCTTAGGTAGCGGCTTGGGTGGTCTCAGTGGACTGGGAGGAACAAGTGGGTTAGGTTAGGCCGTGCAGCTGATGGCTTTCTGTGTTGGATAGAGTAGAAGAaacagagagaggaagaaggttGAGTGCAAAGGCGGCGGcaactttaaattttttaggtttagatttggtttttagtttttttaaatttaaattttttgttttattttttttttgtaattttttaatatccacgtggACCCCTTAATGATACGTAGCGCCCAATCATTGTCCATATAGGCACCACGTCATTAGTTAACAGCagacttaacagtttgactaacggatgtatgagactgtcccaaaatttacactttaggtatgtCTCTAGGAccaaaaaaacttgatgtactaaatgttgaaaactacgAAACATAAGGTTAGTAAACAGAGATTTACCCTAAAAGTTAAGATTATTGTTATAATTTAGTAGGTGATGAGGCGATGACTTAGAATAAATTAACATAAACCTCtactaaaaattcaaaatattttgaaaagagTCCTGTTGCACCTAAACCATTTATCTTCCTTGGCAAACACCATCTTCCTTCATGCCATTGTGTTGTGCATAAAAACTGTTGCTGAGTCCAAAATAAAGAAGGACAACGAAAGAGATTTTGATTAGttcttttgtttatattatGCAATAACCAGCCAATAGAAAGCTTTCTTGTCAATCAAGGACATACTTAAGAAATTTGATGTAAATCAGTTTTAGGGTTAAAACCTCATCCCTTTCTAGGAAGATTCAATTTTGTTTCCCCGACTATATCCATATTCAAATTCTGGGCTAAGAAACCAGGGGATCTTCAGTGATtgaaccaaacagaaaaaaataaaaataaataaacaaaaataaaaatttaacaggGCGAgagttaacaaaaataaatatacctTCCCATCATTTACAGGCAACCCATGAAAATATAGTATTGATACTGTAGGATTCGAGAGAGGGgagagaacaagaagaagaaagtgaaaaagtcAGTTAGGTTGTAAGGAGCGAGATTGATATATCCATGATTGAGTTCTTGTCATCTTAATTAACAATGGCATAGGGAGTTAGATGAAGATGGAGGCTCCAAAGTGTTTAAGTTTCCATAACCTAAtaatttttccttaaaattttttaattgattaatgtCTTTTTATTTCCATGTCATCAACTCCACATCATTTAGTAGTTTAGATGAGTCATATTAGTTTTATTCAGGATCATTGGATTCAAGTAGATCTAAAGAGTAACAAggagtgtaaaaatatttgtaaaatcatttgtcccttgatcctatcccataaatatatttgtgtgtgtgtattcatGAATGATGGTAGACAATCTAATTATAATTCCTCTGAAGCATGAAATTGTAGTGCATGCTGTCTAAAAAGGTTGAATTATTAATTCGTATACGGCTTCGAAAGTCTTGATCTTCCAGCACATGAATGTATTCTGTGCATTCTCTTAACCTCTCTGTGAATTTGACTTTCAACGGTTCCAAAGTGCGTGATCATCTCTTACAAGTTAAAGACATCAAATACATGATAACTTTTGCTACTAATTAGCAGAGACGCcaaaatgtaatttaaattCAACACTATATTATTGCTTTGTGGATAAACTAATGTTCCGCACTTTTTGAATTACAAACCAACTTCCTTTACTTGTCTAACATGATTGGGTTAAGTGATTCACCATCTGATActgtcaaattcaaattcattttatatttatttcactttttgaCTAGCTCACTCGATGAAAAATTTCTGATTTTGCATAAAGATTTCAATACTTTATGTTTGAATTTCAGACATAAGATCAGAcggataatgttaggaagatcaaatttttaaactaaatttgcaaacaaatGATGTGGATATAGattattagattattacttaaatattgattaacgtgcttatttcttattagtgacacatcatttgatttgtaaatttggtttaaaatttggtctctctaacattatcctaagACATATGGTCAATATAAGCTTATAACTAAGCTAGACATTAAAATGATTAATTGTATGAAGAATTAAGTCAAGGAAGTGAGAGGTTCATAACCACATCATACATAGATCACATTAAGCACGTTCTGAGCGTTCGTGTTAGTGGGGTACACCCACCTCTGATTAGTGCGCACCAAACAATAATTGTCAGCTCAAATTTAAAAGTAAACTTCAGATTTGAACTGGGCCTAAAAGTTGCTCATCACCCAGTGGACTCCGTTCACCCAAAAACATGGGCCTGTCAAAACCTCCTCGGTCGCCTCCTGCCAGATTTACAGCGTACCACCTTCCCAACTGAAGCCCATTATCCTACCTCTGAACCGAAAAGTTCTCAACTGTAAAATCTTCTCTCTTTCTGCAACATAGCGAAGAATCTGCAATAGCAGTTCCGAAAGCTTTGATTTTCTTGATTTGAATCCAATTTCTCTGCATGTCAGTCAATGTGTTGCCGGAATTGGCAAATGGGCAAGTGGATTCATAGTCCCCGCCGTAGATTCTGCCGACAGGAAAAGCTTCCGGACGCATTGCCTCTGCCCATTTCACCCTCAACCTCCTCCCCCTTCTGGTAAGTCTTCTAATTTCCTTTGTTTCTTGTGTATATCATCATTAAATTTGAATTGGATTCTTCGTAAATTGTTGGTTTTGTGGGTCTTTCTTGGTGGGtttatcatttcaatttttgccttttctttctttctttccagtAATGTAACAGTGATTTATGCTTGGTTCCCGATAAAATATCGACTTAAAAGAACTTTGATGTTTCGGATTGTTTATTTGTTCAACTGAGAAAATTATTGGAAATGGAAGGTGAGTTTGACAATATTCTGGAGAGCAATGCTAGAAAGCACTTGTTATAAGACACTCGTTTCGTATTAAAGACCGATAATTGGATATAGATTGAAGATTATATTCTAAATTTAGCTGGGCTTCTAAGTAGTAGTGTGTTATGTGCTGTTTCGAAAGGCGGCTATTGCATTTTTAGATCTTTGCTATCTTCAGTATGCGTAAAGAAGAAGCCGTGTGTAACATAACTAATTCCGGCGTGTGCATTATAattactgttctaaaaatctccggCTAGTGCCACCTAGCTGACCACTGCCCCGATTAATAcctagacgtttgaaaattaagaaagggcgtcTAAAACTGCTAAGATGcccgcctagaccgcctaggttgcgactcaatTAGGTAGACAATAtataactttaattttgcattttattttttttcaataaattgtaagatacTGGTTGCATACtcaaatgaacacacattatatctttggtccctatgttttcattatgttccaatatttCATAATATATTGTCATTCTATTtagtagtttatgatgaaaaaatatatattttaattataagcaaacccttatttacacgaaatataacagatttacttaaatcctaCTAATCCGCATAGGCGCCCGCCTTCTGACTACCggctagcgtcttttagaacctgaTTGTAAGGTTTCTATCATAATTTCATAGACTATGGAAATTGTTCATAGAGATGTTTCTTCTCTGATGCATCATAGTATTAGTTCTAAGTATTACTTGTTAGGGATGTGGGTTCTCTACTTGTGTTTTCCCATTCGTTTTAATACTGGGTGGTTATGTGGCTTGTTTTTTATGTTGTACAAGACACGTGCGGATTTAATTCTGTATCATTTGAAAGAGTCATTCTGGCAGCAACGGTGTTGGATATTACTCAAATCTTTcgagttttgtgttttttttttttttttttttttttcattcatagGGAGTTGGCAGGATGGTATACCTTATTGGGAAAAGCACAACTGCACGTTGGTCGGGTGTATACCGTGGTGGAAGGTAGTAGATGCCAAGAATTATCTGTATGGAAGTAGTATGGTACTCAATTGGAATGACTCGGCTGCTGAAGAGGCATTTCCAAAAAACGCTTTTGGCCGGCAGACATCAATGGCCTTCGCTTGACGCCTCTCTGCCTGatccatatatatattgataCAATAGATTGGAGCCCCAATATCGATTGTGCACTCATTAAGGAGGTGGATCGTGAATACTTTGCTCCTGACGAGAGAGAAGGGAAAGGCAAAATATTCAGATTTTGTTCCTCCCGATGAACATAACACGGTCCTAGATAATCATACAAATCATTGGGAATGTGACTAACATTCAGGGTAGTGGACATTTGATAAATACAGGCAACTTTTGCAGCATGTATCATTGCACAATTACTCGACAATTACTCGAATGTATTAATAGCAGAGCGTTGTCCTGCAGATGCTTTCCCGGAAAGAAGTGAGATACATATAATGTTTACTGGATAAGCTCACAATGATAAATTGACtggcaacaacaacaaagcttttTTTCACTAAGTGAGTTCGGTTGTATGGATTCTAGAAtgccattgcgctcggttctgtAATGTCTAATACTAAATTGACTGGCAAGGTTATAATAAATTCCTTGATTGGATATTGGCGTGTTTGATTTTCTGCTTACGAATGCCCGTTAAGTTTTCTGCTTTGTCCAAAAGCAGCTTTCTGCTTATAGCATCACGCAAGTGGTAACCGAACATATGGTGTTGCTTTGTTCAAAAGCAGCTTTCCGCTTACAGCATCACGCAGGTGGTATCCGAACATATGGTATCCGCTTAGAGTCCTGATGcgtaaatggataccacatgtTCTGGCTTTCAAAGAGAGCAAAATCATACGTTAGGGGATCCTGGTAACATAGAAATTAGAAGCTCAAAGACAACCTATCTTACTttcaaaaacttgaaaacaacagaaaaaaaaacGAGACAGTAAACTTATCCACCGTATTATACAAGTAGCTCATCGATAATATTTGTACAATTCCGCTGAACATTCCATGTCTCAACGAACTTATGTTCCGATGATGTACGAGTACAACATTGGATATAAACAAATGAATTATTTCTCATCAGACAACTTTGGACTTGGTTTAGGCTCCTGTTGTAATTCAGGATTATGTTGGCTTCGATTGCAGCTTCATTCTAAAATTTTGGATCAAGGATGACATATAATCACGCGTACTAGTGATCAAACCATCTCTAGGTTTGTGCATACTAGCAATCAACCATTGATATTCTGATAGCGTAGATTCAGTTAAGGGCTCCAAAAACTCACACCTTTCCAAAATCTCAGGTGGCGGTACTCCTGCCACGAGGTTTGTGTCCAGTTTCGGCTTACCCTTGAGCTCTTTCAAATCTTCAGGCTGAGCACTATCAAGCACAGAAGGGGAAGCTCCTGGGATTACCTCCTGCTTAAAAGGGAGTGTTCTAGCAGTTTGCAAGCAGAACTCCATCCATTGATGGATGAGTGGAGACGGCCCTCTAACTCGCCCCCCAATTCGATTTGTTTCAAGCCGACTGGCGGCAGGGATTGCctagaaaaagaacaaaaaatataaattgacaTATAGGAGAAGATACAATATAGAGGATAACGTAAATGTCTAAGAGAGCATGATGGAGGATGTACCCATAAATCCGCCCATATACTAGCTCCAGATTTTGGAACAATTACTGCAACATCAGACATGCGTTTGGCAACAGGAAGAACATCACTGCTCCACCCAACAGCCACCCACACATCTCCAACCCCAAATGCTTTTAAATAATGTACACTGTCAAATAGTCGGACCTACAGAAAGCCAATGAGCATGTCACGATTCTTTTTCAAATAATCATGAAACATGTTCATCACAAAAGACATCCGAACTGCGCAAGCCACGGCTAGAAATACCCTAAATAAGTAGAATAATTTTAAGTCGTAGTTCCAAAACTGAGGTCCATTCCCTAAATTTAGCTCCAGATTTGGGAGCAATCTACCTTTCCACTAGTTTATCAAGTACACCCTCACCCAAAACAAAGACGTTAGATCTTTTCTCTCAATACCTGCTTTACAAGTAAAGCCAGATTTTGCCTGGCAGCATCTCTCCCACCGTCAACTTGCGAATGGATGTGTTTCGTGTTGTATGATGCTCCCATATACTTCAATACTGCACCAATAACCTCTCTAGGAGAATAAACCATAGAAATCTTCCCTGCAAGTTCAGGTCGCCATAAATCTGCCCAGTCCTGCGATGGTGGTTTTACAACTCTTGAAATGTTGTATaagataatattttaaaaaattcaaaatgtgcCAGATTCAAATGAAAGCCAGTGAGTATGAATTTTAACATATGTTTCAGCTAGCAAATTTACCCCTCAAATCATTTTTCAAACTTCTTTTCATAAATTTCCCACTTCATAGAATATTGTGTTTATCAATCAAATGTTATACTTTGAGGAAAAGAGTACTGATATAAAAAAAgagtttaattaaaaagaattagCGGATAATAAACAGTTCGGGGACATGTATACCTCTACAGGAGCCAACTTATGCTTTCGAAATTTACTTTTTTTGTATGCTATCACCACACAGCCCCAGCGATATGGCGCAGCCCATACTTTACCCTTAGCGTCAATTCCCCCCTCAGAGTTCCTGCGGAGATATACCTGAGTCATTTTTAGTAAAAGTAAAACACCATAACTGATTTCTGAGGGAACAAAAAGGCATTGCCAGTTCGAAAGAATGGAAACAGTACTCCAAATGCAAGAGAATGCATAAATTACATAAGGAAACATGCACAATAAAACTCAAAACCAATATCCAAGCATACTAGGAAAACCACACAAGATAATAATACTGATTCCAGTGTCTGGCATGCCCGGTGAAACATCTAAGCAGGTTTTCCCTTCACATGTTATCTACATGTCTATTACCCCCTTCAGTATATTCTAGTTGATTCCTGAGTTTCTGGTTACACAACATATATCTTAGAAATGCATTGTAACAATTAATTCAGGACAGATAGCCCCAGTGATCAAAACAgcaaaaagaaaagttaaatcTCTTCCTAGAAATTACTGCAACAGAAGATATATATCTGTAGTTTTCGGGGCCTACCCTCTTCatacatatttaatatttatggTAAAGCTAATGATATATTCCATCACATGGAGTTAGTAATACTGTAATACATTTTTCTTAGTCCTCTGATTTGTGGTCATGAACACAAGCTTTGTATTTCAATTGACCTATGACCTTTTTACAGTTTTCACAACATCAACCTTAAATGGCACGGCCAGCAAATGAGCATAGCAAGGCATTACTCATGTATAATACAGGGAGCCAAGGGAACACAATTTTTTCAGAATCGAGAATCAAGAGGACATGAAAAGAGCAGTTGTTTTCTTACTTTCCATCGGTCACTCAAGCCTTTAAACCAGTCCTGGTCTTCTACCCCTTGTATGGGCTCAATCACAGCCTTGCTAATGGCATAACTGAGCCAAGAGTCCCCAACACTAACGAGGTCAGCTGCGACAACAGATGAAGGCCCAACTTTGCCTTTGCTAAAGGCCATTGATAGATCAGAAAAGATGCCCTCAAGGCTTGCATGCGACTTCATGTGAACCTTTGATCTTTTTCCTTGAGATTGCATAAAATCCTACATTgtcaaaaggaaataaattaaGTTACTCACtctaaaagaataaaataatccAACACTTGTAATCCCAGCTACCTACCAAACTGACTACCAAATCTGATGTCATATGACGAAATACAGAAAACAAAAAGCACCTCATACCTTAACCCATGAAGGAGGCACAGAGCCGCGGAGAGCAGCAAGTCTCAAAGGGACTGTCAAAGCATAAGTCTTAGACTTCCAAGCTGCAAATGCTGCTTCCAACTTGTTATCTTCCAATTTTTCCAAACTTTTAGATTTAGCTACATTTCCATCATCTTTGGCTGTGCTCATCAAATGTACAATTTCAAAAACTACAGTTATGCGAAACAAACCTGCCTTATTGATAAAAAAATGCTAAACTCAACTGATTTGAGAAATTACCTTGAGCTGTGTGCTCCTCCTCTAGAACCACTTGAGGCTTGCCGAGAGGAAGAGGCCGACAATGAGCCGAACTGGCCCAACAGCAAAGCCCAACCCCAACAAAGACTGCAGTGGAGGCAGCAAATCGAACCAAGGTTTGAGACACAGCGGAGGTGGGAGGCTCTGGCACTGGCAAATGTGGAGTGAGGTTGAGGCCACAAGAGAATGTGAGAGGCCTATGATAGTGGAACCTTGGTAGGGGTTTGGTAGAGAAGAAAAAGGTGAGCTTAGAGCTATGGGGACCAGAGCGGTCTAAGGGGAAAGGGATGTATGATGGTACCACCAGCGCAGCAGCAGCCATATTCACAGGAGTTTTAGTAATTGGGCTGAAAATGTGATGACAGAGGGAGAACAGTATAATGTGATCAGGTAGCAACCCGAAAGCATTTCATTTCTCATGGCACTTAAAATCTACAAAGTACACAAATGAGAACAGAATTAGAACAATTTAATTTCTCAAGACTCTGAACGACTACATCCAAAACAATCACTTTCGCCCCTAATTTCACTTACGCTTTCTAAAATCCAAacgaaaacagaaacaaaaaacaaaaaacaaacaacgAAAATGTATGAACTTTTATTACTTTTAAAGTGAAGAATTACAATCTAGCAGTTTAGAAGGATTATTTGCTACTTGCAAGAACATCAAGACAGTTGTCCCTTTTACGATAATCCGGGCATTTCGGTATTGTTTCACAATAATCAAGCAATTCAACATTACTTTTTTTCCCTATTACAACAATGCGTCCATTTCCGGTTCGATATGCGTCCAAGATTCTTCAAGAAATATACATATCCAAAAATCATCGACTGCACAAGTATATACAAATAATCTGTGACCAAATTTATGGTTCGTAAACCCTAAATTAGCaggaaaattagaaaattacaaaaccccTAAATCACCAAATAGAAAAGAAAGTAGCTCACCTCTTTCAGTGTGTGTCATTAGCTACGAGCGTGAGGGACGACGGCCAACAAAGGAGAGAGGACACTCTGCGCACTGCAGACAACTGAGcaaagagagagtgagagagagctcAGAGAAGAAGACGACGCTCTGCAGTGATGATaataatcattttttattttttattttatttaaaagggAACAGCCGGTGGCCATTTTGTCACTACATTATCAAACGAAAAGAATTAGAGAGAAAGGGGCAgcaacaaattttaaaatgccACCTCAGTCCCCACCCCCTAAATTCCAGATCTTCCACGGCCACCGCAAGCCCACACAGAACCGCCCCACCGTCCGCGG contains the following coding sequences:
- the LOC137733863 gene encoding uncharacterized protein, translated to MSTAKDDGNVAKSKSLEKLEDNKLEAAFAAWKSKTYALTVPLRLAALRGSVPPSWVKDFMQSQGKRSKVHMKSHASLEGIFSDLSMAFSKGKVGPSSVVAADLVSVGDSWLSYAISKAVIEPIQGVEDQDWFKGLSDRWKVYLRRNSEGGIDAKGKVWAAPYRWGCVVIAYKKSKFRKHKLAPVEDWADLWRPELAGKISMVYSPREVIGAVLKYMGASYNTKHIHSQVDGGRDAARQNLALLVKQVRLFDSVHYLKAFGVGDVWVAVGWSSDVLPVAKRMSDVAVIVPKSGASIWADLWAIPAASRLETNRIGGRVRGPSPLIHQWMEFCLQTARTLPFKQEVIPGASPSVLDSAQPEDLKELKGKPKLDTNLVAGVPPPEILERCEFLEPLTESTLSEYQWLIASMHKPRDGLITSTRDYMSSLIQNFRMKLQSKPT